CGAGTATGTTTCCGCCAcgttgtgcccagcagtgagacgaacataggctgggatgatggtgatgatgatgatgatgaggattaTGTTTCCCAACTGTAAACCCAATCATACTTGTGATAATCTAaattgattcatcatcatcatcatgtcagccgaaagacgtccactgctggacataggcctccctcaaggctctccactcagaccggtcttgtgctttccgcatccaccgcgatcccgcgatcttaaccaggtcgtcgctccattttGTTGGAGGTCGGAATcaaaatgatgatatccgcaatagaactaaggttaccgacatagctcgaagaattgcgaaactgaaatggcagtgggcggggcacattgctcgcaggactgatggccgatggggtcagaaggttctcgaatggcgtccgcggaccgggagacgagctgtcggcagGCCTAAATTGATTCccaaaagatattttgacattaactttgaatatttaagaaaattcagcaaaatacctacattacaaattgtatttttcaaccgacgaaaaaaacggaggtggttctcaagtcgacgcgtatatttttattttattttttatgtatgaccacgcataaatTTTTACATAGTAGTtcaattttgataattctttttttattggaaagcgtataccccgagggtggtcccattaaaaattggaaaaaatgtTCCTACACTAagagtaggaaaacaggggatgattgattgttcagtcactgattgtactgtatgaccaggcataactttttacagagtattctgatttttataattctttttttattggatagggtacTCGTATatcttgaagttggtattacataaatttggaaaaactaccccaagggtgggagaaaaggtataaaataaaaacttattaacaaaaaaattaaaccgccgacaaaactgaaaagcaaaaaataataaaacgtaCCTAGGTATACTTTACTTACATATACCTAAGTaagtgaatttcgaaaactcaagaCGTGCGAgcacgggtttgaacccacgaacctcagTTAGTGAGGTCataggtctaaccactaggccaccactgtTTTAAGTATACGTTGATAAAGAGCAATTTCGAGTATTGTTTATTGAGGAAAAAGATGGTGTTAACTAGCGGTCTGTAACGGAAGACTCATGTTTCATGCAGTGTCATTTAGACAGTTGACAGGAACGCTACTGCTCCTTTGTCGTCTCCCTGTTTGTGTTTGTCCTagcatcccactgctgggcacagactgTTTAATATTCGTTATTTTTCTTTTGGAATTACAATGAGCTGGTAAGTTTGTAATTTGCATGACGTTTTTtctcatgtttttattttcaaaagaaatcataacttttatttcaaaaaatgtttttgtataaGGCTGTTCTTTTTTcgattgtacttgcattttcatccagaCTAGATATCGTTTAACGCAAGCGTAAGGACAATGCTGTCTTCCGGGATAAAGCTATCTTTTGTGTTAAAATTGCAATTGGGTACAAAAATGTGTATGCCtacatctcatcatcatcattatcatctcagccgtaggacgtccactgttgtgattggtttttaggagtctttttgtattttttatttcaactccaaatttgttacttttacgggtatcccgtgaaaccacgaaaatacaaactggacatggatgcacagaaaaaccagaaaaagagaccagcgctggaaatcgaacccaggtcctcagcaatccgtactgcgtgctatagcccctacaccaccgctggaatctagacatgaatttttcctatgcatatatatctcaggttgcttatttctactgttggacataggcctcccccatagacctccagttgctttggttggaagcgggcTTTAACcctcatccgtccatctcgttggcggacgtcctacgctacgcttgccgattcgtGGTCTCCATGCGAGAACTTTTCGATCCCAATGGCCATCCGtcctccgtgctatatggcctgcccattgccacatcaacaagctaattcacttggctatatcggtgaccctcgttcttctacgtatctcgcTTGTTTCTGATTAATCACATCTTAATGTTTAATTGTTAATATGTGATTGATCAACAAACATCCAAATGACTTCACAAATTTTCTTCTTTATACTTACTATTAGTAGGGTATGTTTATTAAACAAAAGGGCTTATATAGTGAgtttgtgatatatttttaactcgaCTCTCCTCGTGGATTCCCTTACTAAAAATAAGATCTGGTTGAACTGAAATTCCGGAAGTTCACCAAATTGTTATGGGATTTCCCAAAACATCGatatctatacttggtttggataggtatttaattaaatgtaaacaaacttcagctttagacggttggcggtcctctactgtgcgtttttccagaaatttcctgcctcgcacagcaaaactctggaatgaactatcgcctgcggtattcccggaccgatatgaccttcaagttttcaagaaaagagcgtactcctaccttaaaggccggcaacgcacttgtgactcttctggcgttgcaggtgtccatgggcgacggtaatcgcttaccatcaggcgatccgcctgctcgtttgccccctataccataaaaaaaaaaaaaagctgccATTCGGTACATTCAAGGGtttcaaacattttacttatctatcatcgtaatacaaactagactagtgtatttcaatacagaaatgtaaatgtttagatagttgggggaatttcaatatttaagacaccaattattattgacgttgttttgtttacatttagttaaatatcaatccaaaccaagtatagttgtGGGTCTTCGGAGGATATACGCGCCAAAGTGTCCTTACAACTAAACCACCAGGAAACGGCCAACCTTCCGAAATACTTATTGCTTGCATTTgtcttttattaataataataataatagttaaattcatttattcaagtaacattacgactcattttgttgttgttgtgacTCATTGTGTCTATCCAGAGCATCCAAAAATCTTTGTCGTTTCAAATaatcttagatttcgttgagGAAAGTACGCAttgctaataaataatagtacttaaTATCTATGGCTATCTAGTAACTCCTATGGCTTTACGCGCCAGGCGTCTCACCAACTTAACCACCCTTTAatatattcatttttttattttcttgagcAACAGTATtgctattaaaaacaaataatattaaatacacaTGTAGTTATTACAGTTAAAATATGATAACATTGTTGTGGTTGAATCACacaaattatgaaatttaatgGTAAGCAGGAAAACtgttaatactcgtaataattcATTTGTTCTATTGTGATagtaaactaatattttttccttgaGTATTATCAGCATGATAGTGTACAGCTACTACGCCGTCGTGGCCGGGGCTTCTTTTAGAAGTCCGTAGACAAAACAGAAAAGTAcacaatttttagtttttccttATCCTGATATCCTTACTCTTCATCCGGCGCTTCGTCCGTTcatctgtctgactgtctaacCAGAcccttttaacccccgacgcaaaaaggggtgttataagtttgaccgctatgtgtgtctgtgtgactGTCAGTGACATCATAGCTCTCGTACAGATACATAGAGATGTGATTTTCAATTGAGAGGTTAGCTATTTTAAGTGCCATTTAAACCAGTTCAGAGATATTGagagttgatattaaagtgGCGGAGGCATTGACATCTGtctactagactgcatgtttctttacactaaaacggcgcacaaaattatacaaagagcggttttgtgaacagttcactatagtttgttgacgtccgtgacagcggttgtgtcaaagtaatattgatgattgatgcgccgcgcgttttgttcccaACAGCCAGTATAGTGCTGTAAGTTACGTAgacgggccaatcaactattttacccacactttgggcgtcccctgcgttaccaaaattgtctctggcgttaccaaaaaatcgttcttccaacaagatatttcacgttttaataggttgaacttacgtgtGGCATGTATTCATGCATGTACATTATCTATTAATTAAGTtatagaaaaaacatgtttatttacaaaaatctgcaattgtctgaaaaatgtcgcggacagatcagtgtgggtaaaaaagttgattggcccgtcTACGTCGATGGGCCAAggtttattttcaactttttatttattagtagtttttttttacaggcaAGTATCGTCAAATGGACCTGTCGATCGGGAGCGGTTGCCGTTCGCTTTCGACCCCAGCGACTGGCACTACGACATGTCAGGACAAAAGCACATGCTCATCTTCAACAACTATGAGTTCAAAGATAGCGTTTACTTCCGATAGTAAGCAACACAGATTTTACTGACGCTTAAGGTACACGTAGCGACTTGCGCCGCGTAAACGGCTTGTGCAAAAATTGGCGCAAGAACTATATGGCGCCCAAAAGCCATTTGTGCTGTATTTGCACAAAGTATTTGCGCAAATTTAGACttgcagaaaaaaatatccaagTGTACTTACATTTGCGCAAATATCCTTCCAACATTCTTTACATTGTACTTGTGCAAGTAAAGTTGCGCAAATAAATTGTCATCTACGTCTTTGACTACTTTAAGTGTAATATatcttgccggatttttctcaacagaggtttttccgaaccggtggtagatttttttaacatttttaagtgGAGTTTTACTTTGATAAATGTGATTTCAGTGGGAAGCCATCGACGCTCTACGGCACCGAGTTTGATATGCAGCTGCTAAGAGGAGCATTCTCTAAACTTGGCTTCGATGTCAAAGAGCACGTGAACAAAAACTACGATGAAATTCTCAACATCGTATCTAAATGTGAGTGAAAGATGCATCTCTCTCTCTTTTCGCCATCCCGCTGAAACTATGTAatattttgggataaaaactatgtctTTCACATGGTTTTAAACCATGTCCACACCCATCTAAATCGATTAAGCGGTTTgcatgaagaggtaacagacagacacttGGACAATACTTTTGCTATTTGGTGTTTCAGTGAGCGGACAGGACCACAGTGGCACTGCATGCGTGTGTCTAGCAATATTGACGCATGGTGCGGACGATGACCTGGTAGCAGCCGCGGACCAGCCCTACAAGCTTAGTTCACTGCTGGGCATACTCCAGTACGGTAATGCTGGGCTAGTGGGCAAGCCCAAGATCTTGCTGGCTCAGGCGTGTCGCGGCGGCAAGTACGATACTGGACGTGTGCAGCTGGACAGTTGTAGCTCCAGGAGTACCATTCTCCCCACCCATGCTGACACGTTTGTCCTCTATTCTTCTGTCAAAGGTAAATTGTCACTTTTAAGTACTGTCGAGGTACTATCCTAACCTAAAGTTTTCAGCGGGAgacatttaagaaaaaaagaattttatttgtcaaaatttgACACAATAGGAAAAATACATTACACCATTCATAATCTTATGTCTATGGTAAAACTTACATAGTTAGAACTCAGTTAGAAGGAACAAAAGGAAAGAAACATGCTCCTTTCATTcgctcaaaggttgactggtagagatccttcAAAGGGATAAGGTCACTGTTACATGTATCTCACTCAACTCAACATTTGTAAATCGtgtttaagaataagaataagaatggtttattggctgataaaatagatacacataaaGAAACACTGAGTTAATATACTTTGcttcttgtttgttttgttgtctATTGCTGtataaataaagagtttacatacacacTTGATCCTCTTGATCCTGCTTGATCCTCCGGCAATGCGGAGGGATGTTGCATCTCTCTGCATCTTGTACCACATTATCATGGGGTGTGTTCAGATGAAATGGGAGTGGGCTGGTCATGTCGCCCTAAGCATGGCTCGTGGTGCAGGGCAGTGGTAGAATGGAGACCGTGGGGTGAGACACGCCCGAGAGGAAGACCGCAAATGCGTTGGTACGACGATATCAAAAGACTGGCGGGAACAAAGTGGTTGGAAACTGCTCAAGACCGGAACAGATGGCATaagctgaaggaggcctacaccttAGAGGTTGAGAACggctaaagaagaagaagaagaagaagaagaagaagaagaagaagaagaagaagaagtgttCAGATGAATTATtcggattgttgcctgcagctaggtttcactaccgtacttcacgcaggcgtcagtcatttcatcctcaccaccgtgatgattggcaatctagcaccgtccgctttaagcgaaacttttttccacgcacgactaaagtatggaaccagctttctgggacagtgtttccggagcggtacaacttagaggtctttaaaaaacgagcctatcagtctctcaaagggccggcaacgcacttgtgataccccttgtgttggcaggtgtccatgggcggcggtgattgcttcccatcaggtgaccccaTGATCGTTAGCCCgtcttacataaaaaatacttttgctaTATGTTTCATGACGTTGCACTATGTTTAACTTTCAGGTCACCTCTCTTGGGGCCACATGGATGGCTCGTGGCTGTTCAAGGAGCTATGCCCCGTGCTAGAGGGCGCTCATACGGAACTGGATTTGCTGCAGATGACGACAGTCGCCGCTGGCCTCGTAGCGTGCAAGTGAGTAGTGTTCTTCTCTATGTACAAATATAAGCCTGGTTCATCCGCTCCCGTCACTAGCTTTTCCTAAATAATCCATTTCCTGATATGTTTCCCAAAATGGGTTTCTCCCAAAAGACCAAACTTCGAAATGACCGTTCCCGTCACTACCTTTTCCTACAAATACACTTACGTTTTGGGAAACGGATATCAAGATAAGCGAaggtttacccttgaaatgtcaaaaaacttttaatcgaatatcagttaaaagtcaactatcctattttttcatttcatcgaatattcattacctcgaattattataattagtatttttaaatcaccgattttATTTATCTGcaagtattatttaatagatagtttacttggcagaacttcatttcatattttattattacatagctttttgaatgaaattaattcttttagggtcgcagttttaacctttacctaaactttttttctgtgagcgatttatttttgttggggtcgcagttcttacctaacctaaactacttttctggtagcgatttatttttattgggttcgcggttctaacctaacctaacctacttttctggtagtgatttatttttgttgaggtcatagttctaacctaacctattctctggtgttttataataatacgtcgaagaaataaacagcgatacTTAGTTGTTCTGCCTCATgaactttgtgcaaggtccgcccggattgctaccaccatcttgctcgctaatcctgccgtgaaacagcagtgcttgcactgttgtgttttggcgtggagagtaagacagccggtaaaatcctggcaattgaggtatcccatcttaggcctctaggttggcaacgcatctggtgttgcagatgtttataggcggtggtgatttcttaccatcaccagtcgaataaaaaaaagaagagttGATGCAATGTATTTTTAGGcaaataacaattttaattttaatatgtaatgaatagtcgatgaagtgaaataaccccaagagaaaatattagtattgaatattatatcaattgttttctatgaaataaaattcgataaatagtttgtcgacattttaAGAGGCACCCGTATTTGTGAAACCTCTTTAAAATATGGAAAATATGAAGCGGATCTTATGGTACATGGACGCTatgagaaacgggtcttttggAAATACGGGTATAATGAGAAACAGATCTTTTGACATACGGATGCTATGAGATACGGATCTTTTGGCATAAAGATGCTACGAGAAACGGATCTTTTGGTATACGGTCTTTTCTTTTAGGAAACTGTTATTTTGGAACGGGTGTTTTGGGAAAGGATATTTTGGGAAAAGGATGGAACGTTCCGAAACCGATGGGTGCAATGGTTTTATAATATGAATGTACAATTCAACATTGTTTTCACTAACTTTGTTAACAGATACGAGACGTATGTGGATGGTCGCCCGGAGTTGGGGAAAGTCAAGCAGATGCCAGAAATTCATTCTACGCTTACAAAGCTACTGCGCTTTTCTAACAAATCTAAGAAATGAAACTTTATCGGGTGCTTAGCAaatagtgtttttatttatagtacCCTACAGGAAGTAGTTTGAACTATCAAgtgaaaacataaaaatattttatattaccaacgtattaaaaaaaaattgtacgcaCACTACCACTAGTAATTTTTGTGTAGTTTGACaacatgaatgtcaaaaaagtgTGTACGTGCGAGCGTGTGCgcgtgcgcgcgtgtgtgtgtgtgtgtgtgtgtgtgtgtgtgtgtttgtgcgtGTGTGTCAGCTCCGACGCACGACTGAAGAATTATTATTGAATATAAGGCTTAAGTTAGCATCTCCAATACCCCAAATCAAAGTTTCTTGCCAACCTGAACCTAAAAACCCTCCGATTAAACTatctaattaatatttaagggttAATTCATGCAAACTAGATAGCGATAGTTACTGTAATTGCTTTCAGAATAATCCCGGAATCATGGATAACGGATAATGGCGGTCATTACTCCCGTCCCATTAGTTATCCCTGGATTTAATCAAGCACTTGGATTTTGTGAAAAATTTGCCAATTTTGATCATGGGACTTGATTAAATGTCGCAGCTGGGCATCCAAATGAAGTTATATTATTACGGGTAGGGTTTTTGTATTGATGGTTTCAAGAATTCTGTtgtcaaaatggaaaaaaaggaacaataatattatattttgtcatgtcattgtacagtcacgtctaaaagtatgtatacacaaaaaaaattaaaaatatgtagccacacattttcatcataaatatgtatctattactgacaccaaaaaattgtattcattaaactgtttcagtattatgtaatcacaaaatgcttcagaaagttgcatacttaaataaattccatttaaatgtatccacctcgtaggcaaaaataagtatacatgaattggttccatatacatataaccacaccaatttggcaaatatttgtatacgccgtttgattcataaatatgtatccagactgcaacaacaaaccttgtctgactggcatagaatcgtaagttgtatatttaactgatttgacaattcacgaaaacagtgcagacttgtcactgcatacgtctatctcacgattattctatgacgcacttgacagtccttagattgaattgacttgtaaatattgaatatttcagtttagggtcattctcagaaaggtgcactaagcatttttttgtttttattttaattatattgttaattgttagtggtttgttgttgcaaattatagatgcttcagtggatctgtcctcagtggatgacccgaacaatgatcgctttggcttagtcgatattaagaccactctggacgttccaagtatttggtgatcttgatggtgtataaaaattaaatatatccataccaaatttcatccagctcactccagtcagttcatcccccattttctccccttaagggttgcttttggagataaaaactaagtaccctatgttcagccccttgacagtcgaaagcagtcggtttcgacgtgataccggaacagacagagttactttcaattcatcactccatagtataaaacaaagacgctttttttgtctgtacgcttagatctttcaaactacgcaacggattttgatgcggttttcacaaataaatagtgtgattcacggtgtctatgtataccgtaaccgtgttgtgccggaacgggtcaccagtatataatattattttaatggagtatgcattcgtagtatgtatgtccctgcccgcatgcaggttacgaaagagacagacatgtaatcttaacaaaacagtaattcttcaaaacgaatcaaaatatcaaatcgtgtttacatgtttatgaatcaaacggcgtatacaaatatttgccaaattggtgtggttatatgtatatggaacccattcatgtatacttatttttgcctacgaggtggatacatttaaatggaatttatttaagtatgcaactatctgaagcattttgtgattacataatactgaaaaagtttaatgaatacaattttttggtgtcagtaatagataaatatttttgatacaatgtatgactacatatttatgcaaccttgtttttgtatacatatttttagacgtgactgtatgTCTCTCAATCCGTGGCTTAAGTATATACTTTAGAACGATAGTGTAGCTTACgattggaaaaatatttttttaaatcggttcagatgTTTTAGAGATTACCTTCTACAAACAAAAAtcaacccccgactttgtcacttcaaagttcaatatctcgaaaacggctgaaccgattttgatgtctaaaaaccatcgcttaAAAACCtgcttcaaaataaaaataaaaatcagtccacccgtttaagagctacgatgccacagacagacaaacacacatagtggtcaaacttataacaccctctttttgcgtcgggggctaaaaaaaaaccgcgtcGCACATCGTGTAGTCACGGCTAAACCGTAAGTTTTTGCTGTTGATGTGTCTGATGGTCACCAGAGCTGTCTGGAaaaaatcatcccagcctatatacgtcccactgctgggcaatggTTAGTAATAAGATCACGTCAACACTGTAtacaaacaaaactaaaaaaagcaAAAGAACATCCGTTAAATTCGCGCCTATTTCCAACCCAAAgctattgaaaataaatacagacGCGAAACTCAATCAAACATAAAACAAACGATTCTACGGCAACATCAGCCAATAATCAATCCTATCAGTGTAACGTTGGGTTGTTTTTTCGCGTCACAATGGTGCGTTCCATTTAGTTACAATGACAAAGGCTGAATCATTTCTTCGTTATCAGAGCCTTTGAAATAAGGAGCGTGATTGTCCGCAGTCCATTGTCCTTGCTGCACAATGAGAGTTTCTTCGACGGCTGTACTAAAGTGAATAGGAACGCAGAGGGACCACATGTAGCATTATGGGTTGCGACCCCTGAGGGGTCGTGATGCCCCTAGGGGTCGCGGGAATTAAAAAGGAAgagtattaaaatataacacaATGAAGATTAAAAATACTTTGGTATCAGTGATGTTATCGATGTAAGAAAGACTGTTTGAGATACTTTATTCTGTACCAGCCTTTACTTGCTGTGTATGCGTAAATCTCTGCTCTAGCAATCTAGCAATTAATTGTAAAGTACCAATCATTAAATCCGTGAAgaatagaagccgtggtggcctagtggtttgacctatcacctctcaagcagagggtcgtgggttcaaaccccggcttgcacctctgagtttttcgaaattcatgtgcggaattacatttgaaatttaccacgagctttgcggtgaaggaaaacatcgtgaggaaacctgcacaaacctgcgaagcaattcaatagtacgtgtgaagttcccaatctgcactggggccgcgtgggaaTCATCACTAATAAAGTGGACAACATTTTTATCTGAATAGGGCTAATTTGGTCCTGATATAATTGTAACGTTTCGTtttaaacacttaaaattcgTTAGCGGTccttattattgttagcctattctgtcccactgctgatcGAAGGCCTGTCTACCAATACTTCCAATGCTTTCTGCCAACTTTATACAAGGACCAGTTCCTCAAGTCAAGAAGTAGTTCCAGTTTAGCCCGCCATGATTCGCCAATTAGGTCTGCCAGGTCACTTTTTCGAGTTAGTGGGCGTCCACTGGCTGACTCGGTAGTCCTTGTATGCtaaaagaaataagtttttggtaaaaatttcattttcaagcttttttgctgagtgtactttttgttcactgtacttgTCACcctacatttgcatatcaaatttcaagttgatgctattaaccgttgaagagttccgttctgtggagacgttcctggctggactaccagaatgtcactaccagattattgtattgtcacgcaattttcataagtcgaatttaacttgcaagatttgattacagacggacaaacggacagacagacagacgggacaggtgaaactaaagatatttttttataaacattaatcATAACTGattaaaaactacattttaaCACTCTGTTTTCGAATAATCTGTGCCAGGACCGCATCTATGTATACTATgcgtttattatatttatttaaacactgCACGGCGGAACTGGATGGGGTGAAACTTCAGTCTTTGTATCTGAGTGCGGCGGCTAAAATGCTGTTTAATGAACGTGACAACCCACtttcataatatttatgtaCGCGTAAGATTGTAAGTGAGTGCGTGTAGCGTGTAGCGTATTTCGTGCCTCAGAAGGAAATGGAACTCTTATTCTTCactctgttgtctgtctgtcaaccTATTTTGTCAAGAAAGCGTGGCGGTATCAAGCTAGTTTAAAAAACTTACTCAGGTCTGCTGCTTACCCATTGTAGCATAAAATCGAACTTTAGTGTTGGGGCGGCtccatttaaatgaaaatttgcactttcaagttgaatattttgccaACAGATCACTGagtagaaaaatcgtcttagcaacccctcaatggttttaaaatacctatccaacgataccccacactatagggttagtcaagaaaaaaaaatcacccccactttacgtctatgtgaGGTAGGTTAACCTAcccca
Above is a window of Choristoneura fumiferana chromosome 2, NRCan_CFum_1, whole genome shotgun sequence DNA encoding:
- the LOC141445418 gene encoding caspase drICE-like, producing MSWQVSSNGPVDRERLPFAFDPSDWHYDMSGQKHMLIFNNYEFKDSVYFRYGKPSTLYGTEFDMQLLRGAFSKLGFDVKEHVNKNYDEILNIVSKLSGQDHSGTACVCLAILTHGADDDLVAAADQPYKLSSLLGILQYGNAGLVGKPKILLAQACRGGKYDTGRVQLDSCSSRSTILPTHADTFVLYSSVKGHLSWGHMDGSWLFKELCPVLEGAHTELDLLQMTTVAAGLVACKYETYVDGRPELGKVKQMPEIHSTLTKLLRFSNKSKK